Proteins found in one Ptychodera flava strain L36383 chromosome 3, AS_Pfla_20210202, whole genome shotgun sequence genomic segment:
- the LOC139129230 gene encoding Golgi-associated plant pathogenesis-related protein 1-like — MPCLAAVLIVLLTEIFVAEAASLRALMAKNEIGNGVIYGEGECAVVHPDHPLQCEDRSGHCMSQDLMCDGFIVCDKADDEKQECGWGETDAKGCKKPDTIGNTGVDDLKQQILEAQKYFRCLHGVQPLKWDDELAAAAQHVADDNAARFELEHSTMKYGENIDFIGLSSGEGQTGYGYTLHWYNEIAEYKWGNSRPYGAYRTFHTVGLEGHRYRGCAFATSRTVDSFTYYFAVCEYWPPGNFLTTEAYQKNVLPPL, encoded by the exons ATGCCTTGTCTAGCTGCGGTGTTGATAGTGCTCCTGACCGAGATATTCGTCGCTGAG GCAGCATCGTTGAGGGCGCTAATGGCAAAGAATG AAATAGGAAATGGCGTCATTTACGGCGAAGGTGAATGTGCCGTCGTCCATCCCGATCACCCTTTGCAATGTGAAGACCGTAGTGGTCACTGTATGTCCCAAGATCTAATGTGTGATGGATTCATCGTGTGTGACAAGGCTGACGATGAGAAACAAGAGTGTG GTTGGGGAGAAACTGACGCCAAAGGTTGCAAAAAACCGGACACTATCGGCAACACGGGTGTGGACGATCTGAAACAACAGATTCTCGAGGCCCAGAAATATTTTCGGTGTCTGCACGGAGTCCAGCCACTCAAATGGGATGACGAGCTGGCTGCAGCGGCCCAACATGTCGCCGATGACAACGCGGCTCGGTTCGAACTCGAGCACTCCACCATGAAATACGGCGAGAACATTGACTTCATCGGTCTGTCCAGTGGTGAGGGCCAAACAG GTTACGGTTACACTCTTCATTGGTACAACGAAATCGCAGAATATAAATGGGGGAACTCCCGACCTTATGGGGCCTACAG GACATTTCACACAGTTGGTCTGGAAGGACACAGATACCGTGGCTGCGCGTTCGCCACCAGTCGCACCGTAGACTCCTTTACGTACTACTTCGCCGTCTGCGAGTACTGGCCTCCAGGCAACTTCTTGACTACCGAGGCATACCAGAAGAACGTCCTCCCGCCATTGTAA
- the LOC139126335 gene encoding Golgi-associated plant pathogenesis-related protein 1-like yields MHRLVAAVLIVFLAGKSVAEDFGTGPIGKISKREKGKGIIYGEDECAYIHPGHPWQCEDRSGFCMSEDLMCDGFIVCDTADDENQDCGWGETDANGCTKPDTIGNSGLEDLTQQILEAQNYFRCLHGVQPLKWDDELARAAKLVALDNAARFEIHHSTMKYGENIDFIGLSGAEGQTGYGFALHWYREISLYRWASPGFQDLAGHFTQLVWADTDTVGCAFATSRTLGPFTYYFAVCEYWPPGNVMTAEEYQKNVLPPL; encoded by the exons ATGCATCGTCTAGTAGCCGCGGTGTTGATCGTGTTCCTGGCCGGGAAATCCGTCGCTGAG GATTTTGGTACGGGGCCTATAGGAAAGATTTCAAAACGAG AAAAAGGAAAGGGCATTATTTATGGCGAAGATGAATGTGCCTACATTCATCCTGGTCACCCATGGCAATGTGAAGACCGTAGCGGTTTCTGCATGTCTGAAGATCTAATGTGTGATGGATTTATCGTGTGTGACACGGCCGATGATGAGAATCAAGATTGTG GCTGGGGAGAAACTGACGCCAACGGTTGCACAAAACCGGACACCATCGGCAACTCGGGCTTGGAAGATCTGACACAGCAGATTCTCGAGGCCCAGAACTACTTCCGGTGCCTGCACGGAGTCCAGCCACTCAAGTGGGACGACGAGCTGGCCAGGGCGGCCAAGCTCGTCGCACTCGACAACGCGGCTCGGTTCGAGATCCATCACTCGACCATGAAATACGGAGAGAACATCGACTTCATCGGTCTGTCTGGTGCTGAGGGCCAAACAG GTTACGGCTTCGCTCTTCATTGGTACCGGGAAATCTCCCTGTATCGATGGGCCAGTCCCGGATTTCAGGATCTTGCAG GACATTTCACACAGCTTGTCTGGGCGGACACCGATACCGTGGGCTGCGCCTTCGCCACCAGTCGCACCCTAGGTCCCTTCACCTACTACTTCGCCGTCTGCGAGTACTGGCCACCAGGCAACGTCATGACCGCCGAGGAATACCAGAAGAACGTCCTCCCACCATTGTAG